The following coding sequences are from one Arcobacter nitrofigilis DSM 7299 window:
- a CDS encoding (Fe-S)-binding protein, which produces MNTINKFDYTSISDDCVKCGKCKPVCTIFNINQDEATSPRGFIDLLGAYERDELELDKNAKDIFESCFLCTNCVEVCPNDLPTDMIIEQVRSDIAKKYGIAWYKRAFFFLLRHRKIMDFMSKLGWMFQTCAIKIEEKSSSAVPRFSLPIVKKDRALPYADKRTFLNKYPENIPANVKNKDSSIKNRVAIFIGCMGNYSYTNIGDSLVDILKKLEIDIFIPKKQLCCGAPAYFTGDFDTVDYLVKKNIEYFETWIDDVDAIIIPEATCSAMINQDWEHYLHNQPQWKARAVKLSKKVFMATKWLENNTKLKEVLANSGKKIDDVVTYHDPCHAKKMQNVWKEPRDLLKQNYVLTEMSDSNRCCGFGGVTMQTEKYDFAKAAGAPKAAMIKETKAQVVSAECSACRMQITNSLYQADVDVVFKNPIELIAEALN; this is translated from the coding sequence ATGAATACAATTAATAAATTTGATTATACTAGCATCAGCGATGATTGCGTTAAATGTGGAAAATGTAAACCTGTATGTACAATATTTAATATAAATCAAGATGAAGCAACCTCTCCAAGAGGATTTATTGATTTATTAGGTGCATATGAGAGAGATGAATTAGAATTAGATAAAAATGCGAAAGATATTTTTGAGAGTTGTTTCTTATGTACAAACTGTGTTGAAGTTTGTCCAAATGACTTACCTACGGATATGATTATTGAGCAAGTTCGTTCTGATATTGCTAAAAAATATGGAATAGCTTGGTATAAAAGAGCTTTTTTCTTTTTATTAAGACATAGAAAAATAATGGATTTTATGTCTAAACTTGGTTGGATGTTTCAAACTTGTGCAATAAAAATTGAAGAAAAAAGCAGTTCGGCAGTTCCAAGGTTTTCTTTACCAATTGTAAAAAAAGATAGAGCCCTACCTTATGCAGATAAAAGAACATTTTTAAATAAATATCCAGAAAATATACCTGCAAATGTGAAAAATAAAGATAGTAGTATAAAAAACAGAGTTGCTATTTTTATCGGTTGTATGGGTAATTATAGTTATACAAATATTGGCGATAGTTTAGTTGATATTTTAAAGAAACTAGAAATAGATATTTTTATTCCTAAAAAACAGTTATGTTGTGGAGCACCTGCATATTTTACTGGTGATTTTGATACTGTTGATTATTTAGTTAAAAAAAATATAGAGTATTTTGAAACATGGATTGATGATGTTGATGCCATAATTATCCCTGAAGCTACATGTAGTGCTATGATTAACCAAGATTGGGAACATTATTTACATAATCAACCCCAATGGAAAGCAAGGGCTGTAAAATTATCTAAAAAAGTATTTATGGCTACAAAATGGCTTGAAAATAATACTAAATTAAAAGAAGTATTGGCTAATTCAGGTAAAAAAATTGATGATGTGGTAACTTATCATGATCCATGTCATGCTAAAAAGATGCAAAATGTTTGGAAAGAGCCAAGAGACTTATTAAAACAAAACTATGTTTTAACAGAAATGAGCGATTCTAATAGATGTTGTGGTTTTGGTGGGGTTACTATGCAAACTGAAAAATATGACTTTGCCAAAGCAGCAGGTGCACCAAAAGCTGCAATGATAAAAGAGACTAAAGCTCAAGTTGTAAGTGCTGAGTGTAGTGCATGTAGAATGCAAATTACAAACTCTTTATATCAAGCAGATGTTGATGTAGTATTTAAAAATCCAATTGAATTGATAGCTGAGGCATTAAATTAA
- the hemN gene encoding oxygen-independent coproporphyrinogen III oxidase, which translates to MIDFKKFEKYSKPGPRYTSYPTAPEFTEEFSQEDLIDIFSKQDSSRNLSLYLHLPFCRSACYFCGCNVIFTSKEDKKVRYLEYVQKELKLLEKYVDTSRKVTQMHFGGGTPTYFSPEQLDEVISMIKRSFPNFSSDAEISCEVDPRYFTKEHMDVLKKGGFNRLSFGVQDLDEEVQKTIHRIQPYETTQNVMNIAREAGIKSINIDLIYGLPHQNRETFNETLHKILELDADRFAVFNYAHVPWLMKTMRKFDETTFAPPSEKLLILKDTIDFFTSNGYKMVGMDHFAKEGDELFKAIEKSELHRNFQGYTTKGGADLIGIGVTSIGDGVNYYAQNYKDLKQYEEALDNGMLPTFKGYKLSADDQLRQFVIMELMSNFSLNIKRVEDKFDIDFFEYFKEDVDALDEFIEAELMTLDKEFIKVNPTGAMLIRNICMPFDAYLKKIPENKRRFSKTI; encoded by the coding sequence ATGATTGATTTTAAGAAGTTTGAAAAATACTCAAAACCAGGACCTAGATATACTTCATATCCAACAGCTCCTGAGTTTACAGAAGAGTTTTCACAAGAAGATTTAATAGATATTTTTTCAAAACAAGACTCTTCACGAAATTTATCATTATATTTGCATCTTCCTTTTTGTAGAAGTGCCTGTTATTTTTGTGGATGTAATGTAATTTTTACATCTAAAGAAGATAAAAAAGTAAGATATTTAGAGTATGTACAAAAAGAGCTAAAATTACTTGAAAAATATGTGGATACTTCAAGAAAAGTAACGCAAATGCACTTTGGTGGAGGAACGCCAACTTATTTTTCACCTGAACAATTAGATGAAGTAATTTCTATGATAAAAAGAAGTTTTCCAAACTTTAGTAGTGACGCTGAAATTTCATGTGAAGTGGATCCAAGATATTTTACAAAAGAGCACATGGATGTTCTTAAAAAAGGTGGATTCAATAGACTTAGTTTTGGAGTTCAAGATTTAGATGAAGAGGTTCAAAAAACTATTCATAGAATCCAACCATATGAAACAACTCAAAATGTTATGAATATCGCAAGGGAAGCTGGAATTAAATCTATAAATATCGATTTGATATATGGTTTACCACATCAAAATAGAGAAACATTTAACGAAACACTTCATAAGATATTAGAGCTAGACGCTGATAGATTTGCAGTATTTAATTATGCTCATGTTCCTTGGCTTATGAAAACTATGAGAAAATTTGATGAAACAACTTTTGCCCCACCTAGTGAAAAATTACTTATTTTAAAAGATACTATTGATTTTTTCACAAGTAATGGATATAAAATGGTTGGAATGGATCACTTTGCAAAAGAAGGTGACGAACTTTTTAAAGCAATTGAAAAAAGTGAATTACATAGAAACTTTCAAGGTTATACAACTAAAGGTGGAGCCGATTTAATAGGTATTGGTGTTACATCAATTGGTGATGGTGTTAATTATTATGCACAAAATTATAAAGATTTGAAACAATATGAAGAAGCTTTAGATAATGGTATGTTACCTACATTTAAAGGTTATAAATTAAGTGCAGATGATCAATTAAGACAATTTGTAATAATGGAACTTATGAGCAATTTTTCTTTAAATATAAAAAGAGTTGAAGATAAATTTGATATTGATTTTTTTGAATACTTCAAAGAAGATGTGGATGCTTTAGATGAGTTTATTGAAGCTGAACTAATGACATTAGATAAAGAGTTTATAAAAGTAAACCCCACAGGTGCAATGCTTATACGAAATATTTGTATGCCTTTTGATGCTTATTTGAAAAAAATTCCTGAAAATAAAAGAAGGTTTAGTAAAACTATATAA
- the argF gene encoding ornithine carbamoyltransferase: MRHFLTIADFSKEELLEILDLAIQIKAETKQRNFKEYLPKQVLGMIFEKSSTRTRVSFETGIYQLGGIGLFLSSNDIQLGRGEPMSDTSRVISRMVDMVMIRTFEHSKLEEFAQYSKVPVINGLTDDFHPVQLLADYLTIIEEGKDKDLVAAYVGDGNNLAHSWLMLAAKLGFELRIATPKGYEVNQKILDRALEFAKISGAKIVIGNDPIEAIKNATVVTTDTWVSMGQEDEKEKRVKDFTGYIVDTKLMSYANSNAIFLHCLPAYREYEVSEEVFEGPQSKVFEEAENRLHAQKGIMVWLDGKRND; encoded by the coding sequence ATGAGACATTTCTTAACAATTGCAGATTTTAGCAAAGAAGAATTATTAGAGATTTTAGATCTAGCAATACAAATAAAAGCTGAAACAAAACAAAGAAATTTTAAAGAATATTTACCTAAACAAGTACTTGGTATGATTTTTGAAAAGAGTTCTACAAGAACAAGAGTATCTTTTGAAACAGGTATATATCAACTAGGTGGTATAGGATTATTTTTATCTTCAAATGATATACAACTAGGACGTGGAGAGCCTATGAGTGATACATCTAGAGTTATTTCAAGAATGGTTGATATGGTTATGATTAGAACTTTTGAGCATTCAAAACTAGAAGAATTTGCACAATATTCAAAAGTACCTGTAATAAATGGGTTAACTGATGACTTTCATCCTGTACAACTTTTAGCTGATTACTTGACGATTATAGAAGAAGGTAAAGACAAAGATTTAGTTGCTGCATATGTAGGTGATGGAAATAATTTAGCTCATTCATGGTTAATGCTAGCAGCAAAACTTGGGTTTGAACTTAGAATTGCTACTCCAAAAGGTTATGAAGTAAATCAAAAAATTTTAGACAGAGCTTTAGAATTTGCAAAAATATCAGGTGCTAAAATAGTAATTGGTAACGATCCAATAGAAGCTATAAAAAATGCAACTGTTGTTACAACAGATACGTGGGTATCTATGGGACAAGAAGATGAAAAAGAGAAAAGAGTAAAAGATTTTACAGGGTATATTGTAGATACAAAACTTATGTCTTATGCAAACTCTAATGCTATTTTCTTACATTGTTTACCAGCTTATAGAGAATATGAAGTTTCTGAAGAGGTATTTGAAGGACCTCAAAGCAAAGTATTTGAAGAGGCTGAAAATAGACTACATGCACAAAAAGGTATTATGGTTTGGTTAGATGGGAAAAGAAATGATTGA
- a CDS encoding ribonucleoside triphosphate reductase: MEKYIFKRDKEKEVYQSYKIKDAIKKAFKSEQINYDERVFFNVVNKLGLIEELFVEDIQDIIEKELYNFKYFEVMKSFMVYRHTHKLQREHVLGLSEDTTFINSTQTVEEYILKSDWRVNANSNTGYSHAGLINNSAGKIIANYWLDKIYSKKEGYAHRNADYHIHDLDCLSGYCAGWSLRILLDEGFNKVRGRVESSAPNHFREALGQMANFLGILQSEWAGAQAFSSFDTYLAPYVFKDNLEYKEIKKAVRSFIYNLNVPARWGQSPFTNITIDWTVPNDLKDQIPTRNQKHLFKDFKDEILLKKLRIKGCNSFEELTYKDFQNEMNLINKAYYEIMTEGDKTGQPFTFPIPTVNITEDFDWYGENTDLLFENTAKIGSSYFQNFIGSQYEKDENGNLVPNEKAYKPGHVRSMCCRLQLDLRELLKRGGGLFGSAEMTGSIGVVTINMARLGYLYKGDINSLLKKLEELMDLAKSTLEKKRVFIQDMYERGLFPYTKRYLKGFNNHFSTIGVNGMNEMLKNYFSNEVDMASDIGNDFCIQILDFMRDKMLQYQEETGNLYNLEATPAEGTTYRFAKEDKKRFKDIIQAGFDKNIYYTNSSQLPANYTDDPFEALTLQDELQCKYTGGTVLHLYMNERISSIESCRKFVKNVITNFRLPYITVTPLFSICEKHGYLNGEHEFCPKCDEEILKQEIKDELSRIA; encoded by the coding sequence ATGGAAAAATATATATTTAAACGTGATAAAGAAAAAGAAGTGTATCAATCTTATAAAATAAAAGATGCAATAAAAAAAGCCTTTAAAAGTGAACAAATAAATTATGATGAAAGAGTATTTTTTAATGTTGTTAATAAATTAGGGCTAATCGAAGAATTATTTGTAGAAGATATTCAAGATATTATAGAAAAAGAGCTTTATAATTTTAAGTATTTTGAGGTAATGAAATCATTTATGGTGTATAGACATACCCACAAACTCCAAAGGGAACATGTCTTAGGATTAAGTGAAGATACAACTTTTATAAACTCGACGCAAACTGTTGAAGAGTATATTTTAAAAAGTGATTGGAGAGTAAATGCTAACTCTAATACTGGATATTCACATGCAGGTCTTATAAATAATAGTGCAGGAAAAATAATTGCAAATTATTGGTTGGATAAAATATATTCTAAAAAAGAAGGTTATGCCCATAGAAATGCTGATTATCATATACATGATTTGGATTGTTTAAGTGGATATTGTGCAGGCTGGAGTTTAAGGATTTTACTTGATGAGGGATTTAATAAAGTGAGAGGAAGAGTAGAAAGTAGTGCTCCAAATCATTTTAGAGAAGCATTAGGACAAATGGCAAACTTCTTGGGAATACTACAAAGTGAATGGGCAGGTGCTCAAGCCTTTAGTAGCTTTGATACTTATTTAGCTCCTTATGTATTTAAGGACAATTTAGAATATAAAGAAATAAAAAAAGCTGTAAGAAGTTTTATTTATAATTTAAATGTTCCCGCTCGTTGGGGACAAAGTCCTTTTACAAATATCACTATTGATTGGACTGTTCCAAATGATTTAAAAGATCAAATTCCTACACGAAACCAAAAGCACCTTTTTAAAGACTTTAAAGATGAAATTCTTCTAAAAAAACTAAGAATCAAAGGATGTAACTCATTTGAAGAATTGACTTATAAAGATTTTCAAAATGAAATGAACCTCATAAACAAAGCCTATTATGAAATAATGACAGAAGGTGATAAAACAGGTCAACCTTTTACTTTTCCTATTCCTACTGTAAATATCACTGAAGATTTTGATTGGTATGGAGAAAATACAGATTTATTATTTGAAAATACAGCAAAAATTGGAAGTTCATATTTTCAAAATTTTATTGGTAGTCAATATGAAAAAGATGAAAATGGAAATTTAGTCCCAAATGAAAAAGCCTATAAACCAGGTCATGTGAGAAGTATGTGTTGTAGGTTGCAACTTGACTTAAGAGAACTTCTTAAAAGAGGTGGTGGATTATTTGGAAGCGCTGAAATGACAGGAAGTATTGGTGTAGTTACTATTAATATGGCTAGACTAGGATATTTATATAAAGGTGATATAAATAGTCTACTTAAAAAACTAGAAGAGTTAATGGACTTAGCAAAATCAACCTTAGAGAAAAAAAGAGTCTTTATTCAAGATATGTATGAAAGAGGTCTATTCCCTTATACAAAAAGATATCTAAAAGGATTTAATAATCACTTTTCAACTATTGGTGTAAATGGTATGAATGAAATGTTAAAAAACTATTTTTCTAATGAAGTTGATATGGCTTCAGACATTGGAAATGATTTTTGTATCCAAATATTAGATTTTATGAGAGATAAAATGCTTCAATATCAAGAAGAGACTGGTAACTTATATAATCTTGAAGCAACACCAGCAGAGGGTACAACTTACAGATTTGCAAAAGAAGATAAAAAAAGATTTAAAGACATTATTCAAGCTGGATTTGATAAAAATATCTATTATACAAACTCTTCTCAACTTCCAGCAAACTATACAGATGATCCATTTGAAGCATTAACGCTACAAGATGAACTTCAGTGTAAATATACAGGTGGGACAGTTTTACACTTATATATGAATGAAAGAATCTCATCAATAGAATCTTGTAGAAAATTTGTGAAAAATGTAATCACAAATTTTAGACTTCCATATATAACCGTAACGCCATTATTCTCTATTTGTGAAAAACATGGGTATTTAAATGGGGAGCATGAGTTTTGTCCAAAATGTGATGAAGAAATTTTAAAACAGGAGATAAAAGATGAATTATCAAGAATTGCTTGA
- the nrdD gene encoding anaerobic ribonucleoside-triphosphate reductase — translation MNYQELLERNSKKRTKCIVYTRVMGYHRPVESFNIGKKGEHKERIKFVESKNCL, via the coding sequence ATGAATTATCAAGAATTGCTTGAAAGAAACAGTAAAAAAAGAACAAAATGTATAGTTTATACTAGAGTTATGGGTTACCATAGACCAGTTGAAAGCTTTAATATAGGTAAAAAAGGTGAACACAAAGAAAGAATCAAATTTGTTGAATCAAAAAATTGTTTATGA
- a CDS encoding anaerobic ribonucleoside-triphosphate reductase activating protein — protein MNQKIVYDFTKFTTTDYIGYLSCVIWFKGCNMRCQYCYNNDIVFSKNGNYSLNDILTFLKNRVGMLDAVVLSGGEASLYDLTAICKKIKELGFKIKLDTNGLNLVLIKKLIKEKLIDYMAIDFKAPKYKYKTITGVNKYTQFINTIKYLININFSFELRTTVNSSLLDENDINNMINTITNLGYKNTYYLQNFLQTSSNIGNIQKQRDIKKEELIQNSLTIQWRN, from the coding sequence TTGAATCAAAAAATTGTTTATGATTTTACAAAATTTACAACTACAGATTACATAGGATATTTATCTTGTGTAATCTGGTTTAAAGGGTGTAATATGAGATGTCAATATTGTTATAATAATGATATTGTATTTTCTAAAAATGGTAATTACTCTTTAAATGATATTTTAACTTTTTTGAAAAATAGAGTAGGGATGCTTGATGCTGTAGTATTATCAGGAGGTGAAGCAAGCCTTTATGATTTGACTGCTATTTGTAAAAAAATTAAAGAATTGGGATTTAAAATAAAGCTAGATACAAATGGATTAAATCTTGTTTTAATAAAAAAACTTATAAAAGAGAAACTAATAGATTATATGGCAATAGATTTTAAAGCGCCAAAATATAAATATAAAACTATAACAGGTGTAAATAAATATACCCAATTTATTAATACAATAAAATATTTGATAAATATTAATTTTAGTTTTGAACTTAGAACTACTGTTAATTCAAGCTTATTAGATGAGAATGATATAAATAATATGATAAATACAATTACTAACTTGGGATATAAAAATACATACTACTTACAAAATTTTTTACAAACTAGTTCAAATATTGGAAATATACAAAAACAAAGGGATATAAAAAAAGAAGAACTTATACAAAATAGTTTAACTATTCAATGGAGAAATTAA
- a CDS encoding response regulator transcription factor: MKENLLKDLKILIVEDEKRLAQLLKDAINDYFFSVIIAKDGKEGLKKFKSFKPDIVITDIMMPLCDGLEMTQKIKEFDEVTPIIILSAHSDKEKLLKAIDTGINKYFIKPFDPEDLINHIKKIAPKLNKQKRVLLKENFAFDNNTMTLYENGKIVNITKREKDFLYLLIKHQNILVSTEEIKSTLWSEEVSDERLRTFIKRLRLKMSKDVIENVLGQGYLISPLNS; encoded by the coding sequence GGATGAGAAAAGACTAGCTCAACTTTTAAAAGATGCAATAAATGATTATTTTTTTTCTGTAATTATTGCAAAAGATGGGAAAGAGGGTTTAAAAAAGTTTAAATCATTTAAACCAGATATTGTAATAACTGATATTATGATGCCACTTTGTGATGGTTTGGAAATGACACAAAAAATAAAAGAGTTTGATGAAGTAACTCCTATTATTATATTAAGTGCTCATTCTGATAAAGAAAAGTTATTAAAAGCCATTGATACAGGAATAAATAAATATTTTATTAAGCCTTTTGATCCAGAAGACCTTATAAATCACATTAAAAAAATAGCACCTAAGTTAAACAAACAAAAAAGAGTATTACTAAAAGAGAATTTTGCCTTTGATAATAATACTATGACTTTGTATGAAAATGGAAAAATTGTAAATATTACAAAACGGGAAAAAGATTTTTTGTATTTATTAATAAAACATCAAAATATTCTTGTAAGTACTGAAGAAATAAAATCTACACTTTGGAGTGAAGAAGTAAGTGATGAGCGGCTTAGAACCTTTATAAAAAGACTAAGGCTAAAAATGTCTAAAGATGTTATTGAAAATGTTTTAGGGCAAGGGTATTTAATTTCTCCATTGAATAGTTAA